The DNA region AGCCCCATCGCGGCAGGCGTTGGCGGGCCGCCTTCAGGCCGAGCACGAGGCCCGCGATCATGAGCACCAGGCCCATGGCCGCGGCACCGGGCGCGTCGTCGGCTTGCGCGACGTAGAAGCCCATGGCCCCGATGGCGAGGCCGAGGGTGACGAGGGTGAAGGCCTTGATCATGTGCATCACGGCCTCATCGTCGCTGACGATCGTGGCTGGACGATGGCACCTCGCAGGCACGTGACGGCGAGGTGCCCCTCGTCCCTTGCCTAGCTGCCCATCCCGTCCTCGAACGAGCCCTGCGCGGCCGGCCACGTGAGGTGATCGCGCACGTAGGCAATGCCGTTGGCGCTGGTCCAGTCGAGGTCCTTGTGGGCGCTCTCGGCTTCGACGACGAGCGGCGCCGACGCGCGACCCATCACCTGCTTGTAGCGGGCCGGGTAGCCGATGTGGTTCAGGAGCTCGGCGTAGCGCTGCATGTTGATGTCGCCCGAGGGCAGGTCCACGAACTGCATCGCGCGCTTCTGCCAGTCGCCGTCCATCATGCGCAGCGGCAGGCCCGGCCGGATGACGAAGTTCTTGATGTGGGCGGCGTACACGCGCTTGCCGACCTTCAGGAAGCGCGACTCCCAGCTCTCGCCCTCCCAGCAGTGCGACGGATCGGCGTTGACGCCGAGGCACGCGTCGCCGTCGCAGATGTCGACCAGCATGTTGAAGTCGTCGGCGCACATCGCCGCCGTGCCCGGGTGGATCTCGTGGCACAGGATGATGCCGCGCTCGTTGGCGGCCTTCCGCAGGGAGGCCGTCTTGCTGACGAAGCGCTCCTGGCCTTCCTTGATCAGGTCGTAGTCGCCGCCCTGCCAGAAGCCCCAGGGATAGCCCGTGGCCGCTTCCCAGCCGAACGCGACACCCCAGAACATCGGGAGCACCCGGATCTTCAACTCCGCGGCGAGATCGAACAGCTGCAGCAGGTACGTCTCGGCCCAGGCTTCGATCTCGGCCGGCGACTTCCTGGCCACGTCCGCGGGCACGAAGGGGCGCACCGTGGGGCTGCCGGTCCACGCCGTCGTGTGCACCCACACGGGGCAGTGTGTCGAGATGCCGTCGAGCGACAGGCTGCGCGACGCGAATGCGTCGAGGATCTCGCTGGCCTTCCGGAAGCTGCCGTCGGCAGCCTGCAGCATGTAGTTCGAGGGTTGGGCCCCGGCTGCGCCCGACGCCTTGGCGTAGTCGAGGAACTGCTCGAGGGACTTGGCGCCGTGCTGCGCGCCTTCGATGCTGGCGTGATAGAGGCTCTGTGCCATGGGTCTGCTCCGGCCGCGGGTGCGAAAGGGATGTCGGCGCCAGGCCCCGGGTACCGGCATGCATGACGTCGGGCGGGGCGGCGCACCGCCGAGGATACCGGCGGGCCGTGCCGCGCGCCAACCCCGGTGCTACAGGAGGCCGCGCGCCACCAGCGCCGCCCGAACCGCCGCAGGGCCGTCGACCACCTCGGCCTGCAGTCCGAGCGACCGTGCCACCGCCACGTTGCCGGGGGCATCGTCGAAGAACAGCACCCGCTCGGCAGGCTGACCGAGCCGCGCCAGCGCGAGGCGGAAGATCTCCGGGTCGGGCTTGCGAACACCGAGTTCGTGCGACGCCCAGGCATGGTCGAACGCGTCGAGGAGGCCGAGCTCGCGGGTCAGCCGATCCCAGTGCAGGGGATTGTTGTTGCTGAGGGCGGCCAGCACGAACCGTCCGCGCAGGTCACCGAGCAGGTCGAGGGCGCCCGGCAGCCAGCCGCGCGCCCACGATCGGTATGCGGCGACGAAGTCCTCCGGCGGGAGCGAGATGCCCCAGTCCTCACGGAAGCGGGCCACGAAGGTGTCGGTGTCGAGGCGTCCGCCGCCGAACGCCAGCGACGGCGCGCAGGCGTTCCAGCGCGCCTCGACCTCGGCTTCCGACAGCTCGGTGGGCAGCAGGCGCCGCAGCTCCGCGACGCCCGCGAAGTCCACGAGCACGCCACCCAGGTCGAAGAGCAGGACGGACGGGGTCACGGGGGCATGATACGCGTGGCTTACGGCTCAGGGCTCAGGGCTCACGCAGAAGGACAAAGGACAAAGGGCAAACGGCAAAGGGCGAACGACGTCTGTCAGCGCGGGAAGAGATCC from Luteitalea sp. TBR-22 includes:
- a CDS encoding sugar phosphate isomerase/epimerase; this encodes MAQSLYHASIEGAQHGAKSLEQFLDYAKASGAAGAQPSNYMLQAADGSFRKASEILDAFASRSLSLDGISTHCPVWVHTTAWTGSPTVRPFVPADVARKSPAEIEAWAETYLLQLFDLAAELKIRVLPMFWGVAFGWEAATGYPWGFWQGGDYDLIKEGQERFVSKTASLRKAANERGIILCHEIHPGTAAMCADDFNMLVDICDGDACLGVNADPSHCWEGESWESRFLKVGKRVYAAHIKNFVIRPGLPLRMMDGDWQKRAMQFVDLPSGDINMQRYAELLNHIGYPARYKQVMGRASAPLVVEAESAHKDLDWTSANGIAYVRDHLTWPAAQGSFEDGMGS
- a CDS encoding HAD family hydrolase encodes the protein MTPSVLLFDLGGVLVDFAGVAELRRLLPTELSEAEVEARWNACAPSLAFGGGRLDTDTFVARFREDWGISLPPEDFVAAYRSWARGWLPGALDLLGDLRGRFVLAALSNNNPLHWDRLTRELGLLDAFDHAWASHELGVRKPDPEIFRLALARLGQPAERVLFFDDAPGNVAVARSLGLQAEVVDGPAAVRAALVARGLL